From a region of the Arachis ipaensis cultivar K30076 chromosome B09, Araip1.1, whole genome shotgun sequence genome:
- the LOC110266768 gene encoding uncharacterized protein LOC110266768 yields the protein MGTSEVNRRQQARSEPNIQQQANSGPNEHEANSGPNEQQPNRDPTVRFYVSAVQDDDNDDPIYDYHSENLHTLNSTDDESSKHTFLEFDDDYTFGEGRFELGTRFATTDRFKEVVKDSFIAEGRELRWIKNDRERVRVGCMDDDCPWLVHLSYNKSLQCYQVKTYKNDHTCARDLGSNAVDQHWISKKVEKRMSSQPHMRTNEAVDFLREEFSLTAHPKIAYRAVKEAKDKIMGNEREQYNNVKDYLFEILRSNPGSRAELCVTPISQAPPVFDKLYIGLEACKQGFKSGCRPLIHLDGCFLKTYYGRQLLTAVAQDANNQFYVVAYGVARSETKESRKWFLTLLQEDLGDVQTHGWNFMSDQQKGLLPALKEVMPNAHHRNCVMHIWKNFINRFKDLYIREVVWDCARCTTIPEFKEQMEKLKGINQGAWEYISKFEPATWVKAYFSHGPKVDNLTNNMCEVFNSKIVNYRSKPILTMCEKIRCYLMRRMVKHKELLSDYTGKLAPVQQKRMEHPIRPSNKWRVDWTCDDARKRFEVTRKATKVDVDLIKQTCSCNKWQLTG from the exons ATGGGGACATCTGAGGTGAATAGAAGGCAGCAGGCCAGGAGTGAACCCAATATACAGCAGCAGGCCAATTCTGGGCCCAATGAGCATGAGGCCAATTCTGGGCCCAATGAGCAACAGCCCAACAGAGATCCAACTGTGAGGTTCTATGTCAGTGCAGTCcaagatgatgataatgatgaccCCATATATGATTACCATTCTGAGAATTTACACACTCTTAACTCCACTGATGATGAGTCCAGCAAGCACACATTTCTTGAATTTGATGATGATTATACTTTTGGAGAGGGCAGGTTTGAGTTAGGGACAAGGTTTGCAACCACAGATAGATTTAAAGAAGTTGTGAAAGACTCTTTCATTGCTGAGGGTAGAGAGCTTAGGTGGATTAAGAATGATAGGGAGAGAGTTAGGGTGGGATGCATGGATGATGACTGCCCGTGGTTAGTTCATTTGTCATACAACAAATCACTGCAATGCTATCAGGTGAAGACTTACAAAAACGATCACACATGTGCAAGGGACCTAGGAAGTAATGCTGTTGATCAACATTGGATTAGTAAGAAGGTGGAGAAGAGAATGAGTTCACAGCCTCACATGAGAACAAATGAAGCTGTTGACTTTCTGAGAGAGGAGTTCTCACTCACTGCACATCCAAAAATAGCCTATAGAGCAGTTAAGGAGGCAAAGGATAAGATAATGGGCAATGAGAGGGAGCAGTACAATAATGTGAAGGATTACTTGTTTGAGATTCTAAGAAGCAACCCTGGGTCCAGGGCAGAGCTGTGTGTAACTCCAATTTCTCAAGCCCCTCCTGTGTTTGATAAGCTGTATATAGGGTTAGAGGCATGCAAGCAGGGGTTCAAGAGTGGATGTAGGCCTCTAATCCACCTTGATGGTTGCTTCCTGAAAACATACTATGGTAGACAACTCCTAACTGCAGTGGCACAAGATGCGAATAATCAATTTTATGTTGTTGCTTACGGAGTTGCAAGGTCTGAAACCAAGGAGTCTCGGAAATGGTTTCTTACTCTACTTCAGGAGGATCTGGGGGATGTGCAGACTCATGGTTGGAATTTCATGTCCGACCAACAGAAG GGATTGCTGCCTGCTTTGAAAGAAGTAATGCCAAATGCACATCACCGAAACTGTGTGATGCACATTTGGAAAAACTTCATAAACCGATTTAAGGATTTATATATTCGGGAGGTGGTTTGGGATTGTGCTAGGTGCACCACCATACCCGAATTCAAAGAACAGATGGAGAAGCTCAAAGGCATTAATCAGGGGGCATGGGAATATATTTCCAAGTTTGAGCCAGCTACTTGGGTGAAGGCGTATTTCTCCCACGGGCCAAAAGTGGACAACCTCACAAATAACATGTGTGAGGTGTTCAACTCAAAGATAGTCAACTATAGAAGCAAGCCTATCCTCACGATGTGCGAGAAAATTAGGTGCTATCTGATGCGGAGAATGGTTAAGCATAAAGAGCTACTTAGTGATTATACTGGAAAGCTTGCACCAGTTCAGCAGAAGAGGATGGAACATCCAATAAGGCCTAGCAATAAATGGCGTGTAGACTGGACATGTGATGATGCACGCAAGCGTTTCGAAGTTACTCGTAAAGCTACAAAGGTGGACGTTGATCTCATCAAGCAGACCTGCTCCTGCAACAAATGGCAGCTGACTGGTTAG
- the LOC107619313 gene encoding uncharacterized protein LOC107619313 — translation MGIIRSCFSFIAGTVCGIYVAQNYKVPNVAKLADTALFMAKVVEETYRKPSKKGDDDE, via the coding sequence ATGGGTATCATAAGGAGTTGCTTCTCCTTCATAGCAGGGAcagtctgtggtatttatgtggCACAGAACTATAAAGTGCCTAACGTGGCAAAGCTAGCCGACACTGCCTTGTTCATGGCCAAGGTTGTTGAAGAAACATACCGCAAACCCAGCAAgaagggtgatgatgatgaatag